In bacterium, the following proteins share a genomic window:
- a CDS encoding CoA protein activase gives MRVTFPHMGNLWLGLKTALRELGHEVIVPPKPSKRTLTLGSQYSPEFACLPLKINLGCFLEAIEKGADTIIMAGGVGPCRFGYYGAVQKRILEDLGYNVDFLIFDPPQGRWKEFINDLKRVGNGKPVYKIFSALLFGIKKLEVMDELEKLGHKIKAREINKGDTMHILEKTLHRLDDASSYKEIKKTKKEAIEELLSVPRKNIDPIRVAVTGEIFVVLEPFVNMEVENELGKMDVEVERTLYITDWVKEHLVPSLRGIRKHKLLEEMAKPYLSHFVGGDGQLSVASAVIYARKGFQGMVHLMPFTCMPEIIAQSILPRVSKDLSFPVLTLVFDEHTGKAGVLTRLEAFVDLLRRKREVVKV, from the coding sequence ATGAGGGTAACTTTTCCCCATATGGGAAATCTCTGGCTTGGATTGAAAACTGCCCTGCGAGAGTTAGGTCATGAGGTAATCGTCCCACCCAAGCCCTCAAAGCGCACTTTGACATTGGGTTCCCAATACTCTCCCGAGTTCGCCTGCCTTCCCTTGAAGATCAATCTGGGCTGTTTCCTTGAAGCGATTGAAAAAGGGGCTGATACAATCATAATGGCGGGAGGCGTGGGTCCCTGCAGGTTCGGCTATTATGGAGCGGTGCAAAAGAGGATTTTGGAGGATTTGGGTTATAATGTGGATTTCTTGATATTTGACCCACCACAGGGAAGATGGAAGGAGTTCATAAACGATTTGAAGAGGGTGGGAAACGGTAAACCCGTCTACAAGATTTTCTCCGCCCTTCTCTTCGGAATCAAAAAGCTTGAGGTAATGGACGAGCTGGAAAAGCTCGGGCATAAGATAAAGGCTAGAGAGATAAACAAGGGAGATACGATGCATATATTGGAGAAAACCCTTCATAGACTTGACGATGCTTCATCTTATAAAGAGATTAAAAAGACAAAGAAGGAGGCGATTGAGGAGCTCCTCTCTGTTCCCAGGAAAAACATAGACCCAATAAGGGTGGCGGTTACAGGAGAGATTTTCGTTGTCTTGGAGCCATTTGTGAATATGGAGGTTGAAAATGAACTGGGGAAGATGGATGTTGAGGTTGAGAGGACCCTCTACATAACGGATTGGGTTAAGGAACATCTTGTTCCCTCGTTGAGAGGCATAAGAAAGCACAAGCTTTTGGAAGAGATGGCGAAGCCCTATTTGAGTCACTTCGTTGGTGGTGATGGGCAGTTATCCGTTGCCTCAGCGGTTATCTATGCTCGCAAGGGATTTCAAGGGATGGTTCATCTTATGCCTTTCACCTGTATGCCTGAGATAATCGCTCAGAGCATTTTGCCTCGGGTTAGCAAGGACCTCTCCTTCCCTGTCTTGACACTTGTGTTTGATGAACATACCGGCAAGGCAGGAGTATTGACGAGATTGGAGGCTTTTGTTGACCTCCTCCGCCGCAAAAGGGAGGTGGTGAAGGTTTGA
- a CDS encoding 2-hydroxyglutaryl-CoA dehydratase, with the protein MKGYIGVDVGSVTTKVVVIDEEGNPLGKPVYIRTQGQPIRAIQQGIAMVKEDLPRNIEIRGAGTTGSARYLAGVMIGADVIRNEITAHAVAALRFNPDVNTIIEIGGQDSKIIILRNGLVVDFAMNTVCAAGTGSFLDRQAERLGIPIEEFGALALKAKTPVRIAGRCTVFAESDMIHKQQMGFSVEDIVAGLCEALVRNYLSNVAKGKKILPPIVFQGGVAANIGIKYAFQRALGCEVLVPPYHHVMGAIGAGLLAMEEMRDGKRSRFRGFEVAEMNFETSSFECKGCSNRCEIVEIKSNGRILARWGDRCGKWEVVER; encoded by the coding sequence TTGAAGGGATATATAGGAGTTGATGTTGGGTCAGTAACAACCAAGGTGGTCGTAATTGATGAGGAAGGCAATCCCTTAGGCAAGCCCGTGTATATCCGCACTCAGGGGCAGCCGATTAGAGCAATACAGCAGGGGATTGCGATGGTGAAGGAGGATTTGCCGAGAAATATAGAGATAAGGGGAGCGGGGACGACTGGCTCAGCGAGGTATCTGGCTGGCGTAATGATTGGCGCTGATGTTATACGAAACGAAATCACCGCTCACGCCGTGGCCGCTCTTCGCTTCAACCCCGATGTCAACACGATAATAGAGATAGGGGGTCAAGATTCAAAAATAATAATTTTGAGAAACGGATTGGTAGTTGATTTCGCTATGAACACGGTTTGCGCTGCGGGGACGGGTTCCTTTTTAGATAGGCAGGCAGAACGGTTGGGGATACCGATTGAGGAATTCGGTGCCCTTGCTCTGAAGGCGAAAACGCCGGTGAGAATTGCAGGAAGGTGCACGGTCTTCGCGGAATCCGATATGATACATAAACAGCAGATGGGCTTTTCCGTTGAGGATATAGTCGCTGGTTTATGTGAGGCTTTAGTGAGAAATTATCTCAGCAATGTTGCAAAAGGGAAGAAAATCCTCCCACCGATAGTTTTCCAGGGAGGAGTTGCGGCGAATATCGGCATTAAATACGCCTTTCAAAGGGCGCTGGGGTGTGAGGTGCTTGTCCCTCCTTATCATCATGTGATGGGAGCGATAGGGGCGGGTTTACTCGCTATGGAGGAGATGAGGGATGGAAAAAGGAGCCGTTTCCGTGGCTTTGAGGTTGCGGAGATGAATTTTGAGACCTCATCCTTTGAATGTAAGGGCTGTTCTAATAGGTGCGAGATAGTGGAGATAAAAAGCAACGGGAGGATTCTTGCTCGCTGGGGGGATAGATGCGGGAAGTGGGAGGTTGTTGAAAGATAG